A window from Fragaria vesca subsp. vesca linkage group LG5, FraVesHawaii_1.0, whole genome shotgun sequence encodes these proteins:
- the LOC101310217 gene encoding aminopeptidase N-like, which produces MARLVLPYKSSAFVRTSLLGLISPAPLQSRVSVLRNSAKQVSRYHFLTSEAACRRHCRFPYTSVPRDKQVSRRLICSVATETVPEQVEESKMGAPKEIFLKDYKMPDYYFDTVDLKFSLGEEKTFVTSKISVFPRVEGSSSPLVLDGQDLKLLSVRINGKDLKEDDYHLDSRHLTIKSLPSGTFTLEIETEMYPQKNTSLEGLYKSSGNFCTQCEAEGFRKITFYQDRPDIMAKYTCRIEADKSLYPVLLSNGNLIEQGDLEGNKHYALWEDPFKKPCYLFALVAGQLESRDDTFITRSGRKVALRIWTPAHDVPKTAHAMYSLKAAMKWDEDVFGLEYDLDLFNIVAVPDFNMGAMENKSLNIFNSKLVLASPETASDGDYAAILGVIGHEYFHNWTGNRVTCRDWFQLSLKEGLTVFRDQEFSSDMGSRTVKRIGDVSKLRTYQFPQDAGPMAHPVRPHSYIKMDNFYTVTVYEKGAEVVRMYKTLLGAEGFRKGMDLYFKRHDGQAVTCEDFYAAMRDANNADFANFLQWYSQAGTPVVKVASSYDAEACTFSLKFSQEVPPTPGQPVKEPMFIPVAVGLLDSTGKEIPLSSVYHDGTLQSIASNGQPVYTTVLRVTKKEQEFVFSDVSERPIPSLLRGYSAPIRMETDLTDDDLYLLLAYDSDGFNRWEAGQVLARKLMLSLVADFQQNKPLVLNPKFLHGLKSILSDSSLDKEFVAKAITLPGEGEIMDIMEVADPDAVHAVRTFIRKQLAQELKAELLSTVENNRSSGEYVFDHPNLARRALKNIALAYLASLEDSECTELLLNEYKAATNMTDQFAALAAIAQNPGKARDDVLADFYSKWQDDYLVVNKWFALQAVSDIPGNVENVRKLLSHPAFDLRNPNKVYSLIGGFCGSPVNFHAKDGSGYKFLGEIVAELDKINPQVASRMVSAFSRWKRFDVTRQNLAKAQLEKILSANGLSENVYEIASKSLAA; this is translated from the exons ATGGCTCGGTTGGTTCTGCCATACAAGAGTTCGGCTTTTGTGAGGACCAGTCTTCTGGGTTTGATCTCACCTGCTCCT CTTCAAAGCCGCGTTAGCGTCTTGAGGAATTCAGCAAAACAAGTTTCCAGATATCACTTTCTTACTTCAGAG GCTGCGTGCCGAAGGCATTGTCGCTTCCCATATACTTCAGTACCA AGAGATAAGCAAGTAAGCAGGAGGTTAATCTGTTCCGTTGCCACAGAAACCGTGCCAGAGCAAGTCGAAGAGTCTAAGATGGGTGCACCAAAGGAAATCTTTTTGAAGGATTACAAAATGCCTGATTACTACTTTGACACG GTGGATTTGAAATTTTCACTTGGTGAGGAGAAAACATTTGTTACTTCAAAAATATCCGTCTTTCCCAGAGTTGAAG GCTCTTCTTCACCATTGGTCTTAGATGGGCAAGATCTTAAGTTGCTCTCTGTTCGCATCAACGGCAAGGATCTAAAG GAGGACGATTACCACTTGGATTCACGCCACCTGACGATAAAATCACTACCTAGTGGTACATTTACTTTAGAAATTGAAACAGAGATGTATCCTCAGAAGAATACGTCATTAGAG GGTCTTTACAAGTCATCTGGGAATTTCTGTACTCAGTGTGAAGCTGAAGGTTTTCGTAAAATCACATTCTATCAG GACCGTCCTGATATAATGGCAAAGTATACGTGCCGCATAGAAGCTGATAAATCATTATACCCAGTGCTGTTGTCTAATGGAAATCTCATAGAGCAGGGTGATCTGGAG GGTAACAAACATTATGCTCTATGGGAGGATCCCTTCAAGAAACCGTGCTACTTGTTTGCTTTGGTTGCTGGACAGCTTGAGAGTAGAGATGACACATTTATCACTCGATCGGGTCGGAAGGTGGCCCTGAGGATTTGGACCCCAGCTCATGATGTACCAAAGACTGCACATGCCATGTATTCACTAAAGGCGGCTATGAAATGGGATGAGGAT GTTTTTGGTCTTGAGTATGACTTGGATCTCTTCAACATTGTAGCTGTTCCAGATTTTAACAT GGGAGCTATGGAAAACAAGAGCTTGAAT ATCTTCAATTCCAAACTTGTTCTGGCATCTCCAGAAACTGCTTCTGATGGAGATTATGCTGCCATTTTGGGAGTCATTGGCCATGAG TATTTTCATAACTGGACTGGCAACAG AGTGACATGTCGTGACTGGTTTCAGCTCAGTCTGAAGGAGGGTCTTACTGTGTTCCGTGATCAG GAATTTTCATCTGATATGGGGAGTCGTACTGTGAAGCGGATCGGGGATGTTTCTAAACTCCGAACTTATCAGTTTCCACAG GATGCTGGTCCCATGGCACATCCTGTTCGGCCACATTCTTACATCAAG ATGGATAACTTCTATACAG TGACG GTGTATGAAAAG GGAGCTGAAGTGGTCAGGATGTACAAAACCTTACTTGGGGCTGAAGGATTCCGAAAG GGTATGGATCTTTACTTCAAGAGACATGATGGACAAGCTGTAACCTGTGAAGACTTCTATGCTGCCATGCGAGATGCCAACAATGCAGATTTTGCCAACTTTTTACAATG GTACTCCCAGGCTGGGACCCCTGTTGTCAAAGTTGCATCGTCATACGACGCTGAAGCCTGTACTTTCTCTTTGAAATTTAG TCAAGAGGTACCCCCAACTCCAGGGCAGCCGGTAAAAGAACCTATGTTCATTCCAGTGGCAGTAGGTTTGCTTGATTCAACTGGCAAGGAGATTCCCCTCTCCTCTGTATATCATGATGGGACATTGCAATCTATTGCTAGCAATGGTCAGCCAGTCTACACAACAGTTCTTAGAGTAACGAAG AAGGAACAAGAGTTTGTCTTTTCTGATGTATCTGAGCGGCCCATTCCATCTCTACTACGCGGCTATAGTGCACCTATTCGTATGGAAACTGATCTCACTGATGATGATCTCTATTTACTCCTCGCTTATGACTCAGATGGGTTCAATCG CTGGGAGGCTGGACAAGTACTGGCGCGTAAGTTGATGCTAAGTTTGGTTGCTGATTTTCAACAAAACAAGCCTTTGGTCTTGAATCCCAAGTTTCTGCATGGGCTCAAAAGCATACTATCTGACTCTAGCTTGGATAAG GAATTTGTCGCAAAAGCAATAACTCTGCCTGGTGAAGGAGAGATAATGGATATTATGGAAGTTGCAGATCCTGATGCTGTTCATGCTGTTCGAACTTTCATCAGGAAGCAGCTTGCCCAAGAACTAAAAGCAGAGCTTCTTAGTACA GTTGAGAACAACAGGAGCTCAGGAGAGTATGTGTTTGACCACCCTAATCTGGCCAGACGTGCTCTGAAGAATATTGCTCTTG CATATCTTGCATCCCTTGAAGATTCAGAGTGCACTGAGCTTCTGTTAAATGAGTATAAGGCTGCCACAAACATGACCGATCAGTTTGCAGCTTTAGCAGCCATTGCTCAAAATCCTGGCAAAGCTCGTGATGATGTTCTGGCTGACTTCTATAGCAAGTGGCAGGATGACTATTTG GTTGTGAATAAATGGTTTGCACTTCAAGCTGTGTCTGACATTCCCGGTAATGTTGAGAATGTGCGGAAGCTCTTAAGCCACCCAGCATTTGACTTGCGTAATCCAAACAAGGTGTACTCACTGATTGGTGGTTTCTGTGGGTCTCCTGTGAACTTCCATGCGAAGGACGGGTCAGGCTACAAGTTCTTGGGAGAAATTGTTGCCGAATTAGATAAAATAAATCCTCAG GTGGCTTCGCGTATGGTGTCAGCCTTCTCAAGGTGGAAGCGCTTTGATGTAACCCGGCAAAACCTTGCCAAG GCACAGCTGGAGAAGATATTGTCCGCCAATGGACTGTCAGAAAACGTGTATGAGATTGCCTCTAAGAGCTTGGCTGCTTGA